A region from the Flavobacterium enshiense genome encodes:
- a CDS encoding DoxX family protein, whose amino-acid sequence MTHTEIFGILILSFLTLTFLHSGYEKVAEWKENVAWLKEHFKSTLIRNQVPAALGFLLITEVIAGAFCATGIIQIVATGATTIGYYGAVMSCITLLLMLFGQRLAKDYDGARNIAIYYILAILAVSWLG is encoded by the coding sequence ATGACCCACACAGAAATTTTCGGTATCCTTATTCTGTCTTTTTTAACGCTTACGTTCCTGCATTCCGGTTATGAAAAAGTAGCCGAATGGAAAGAAAACGTAGCCTGGCTGAAAGAACACTTTAAGTCGACTTTAATCCGAAACCAAGTTCCGGCCGCTTTGGGATTTCTTCTTATTACTGAAGTCATTGCAGGTGCTTTCTGTGCAACGGGAATCATTCAGATAGTAGCTACCGGAGCTACAACCATTGGTTATTATGGCGCCGTAATGTCCTGCATCACACTGTTGTTAATGCTTTTCGGTCAGCGGCTGGCTAAGGATTATGATGGGGCACGCAACATAGCGATCTATTACATTCTGGCAATTTTAGCGGTTTCCTGGCTGGGATAA
- a CDS encoding helix-turn-helix domain-containing protein, with the protein MEQVSAAASYTLRFINQTNKSIFLTGKAGTGKTTLLREIIATTHKNTVVVAPTGIAALNAGGVTIHSMFQLPFAAFIPDSKPLPHFSETMKFETQTSLSRHFNMSAQKRAVIRNMELLVIDEVSMLRADTLDAMDFMMRRVRRNERPFGGVQVLCIGDLLQLPPVVKNDEWNVLQKYYRGMFFFHSHVIQQFPPLYIELDKIFRQTDDEFISVLNNLRNNTITQKDIQVLNQFVQPGFDVKDNKGYIILTTHNAKADGINSESLAALSGKQYTYKPLIVDDFPEKIYPVDPNLQLKVGAQIMFIKNDPSHEKQFFNGKMGVIKSLAENEILVHFPDENKTIEVERYEWENIRYKINENTKEVEEELLGTFTHFPIKLAWAITVHKSQGLTFDKAVLDVSQVFAPGQAYVALSRLRSLKGLILLSPLRMNGISSDEDVLQYAANKANEAILAESLTSETSQYLRNTLINSFDFRQLIQEWRNHSYSYKQEAPKSPKSKHKNWAQSNVDSMEQLADASSKFQSQLYQLFSADPVDIAFIRQRCEAAYNYFFSPLDTVVEAVLLKIEEIKRVKKVKAFYDELLVLEELQIKTVLQLKKALQLLKIIVEGKEISKQNLISQDSSQYKINKLVIVAERFREMSASLVDDDDTSYYKPKAKKEKQPKKATIEETLELWKQNHSIHEIAKLRKLTAGTIFSHFTKLIQMEALQLSDILPDDKIAALREAFYDFKGESLGELKDIHGDKFTWDELRLYKATLK; encoded by the coding sequence ATGGAACAAGTATCTGCCGCGGCTTCTTATACGCTGCGATTTATCAATCAAACAAATAAATCGATTTTCCTGACGGGTAAGGCCGGAACCGGTAAAACGACACTCCTTCGCGAAATAATTGCGACGACCCACAAAAACACTGTCGTCGTGGCACCAACCGGAATTGCCGCATTGAATGCTGGTGGGGTTACCATCCACTCTATGTTTCAATTGCCTTTTGCTGCCTTTATTCCTGATAGTAAACCTCTACCCCATTTTTCGGAAACGATGAAATTTGAAACTCAAACTTCATTGTCGCGGCATTTCAATATGAGCGCGCAAAAACGTGCCGTCATCCGGAATATGGAGCTGCTTGTAATCGATGAAGTGAGTATGCTTCGGGCCGACACGCTTGATGCAATGGATTTTATGATGCGCAGAGTACGCCGCAACGAACGTCCGTTTGGTGGTGTTCAGGTATTGTGTATAGGAGATTTATTACAATTACCGCCCGTTGTTAAAAATGATGAATGGAATGTGTTGCAAAAATATTACCGTGGAATGTTCTTTTTCCATTCCCATGTAATTCAGCAATTTCCGCCTTTGTACATTGAGTTGGATAAGATTTTCCGTCAGACAGATGATGAATTCATTTCGGTTTTAAATAACTTGAGAAATAATACCATTACCCAAAAGGATATTCAGGTTTTAAACCAATTCGTGCAACCTGGTTTTGATGTCAAAGACAATAAAGGATATATTATTTTAACGACGCATAATGCTAAGGCAGATGGGATTAACAGCGAATCACTTGCGGCCTTATCTGGAAAACAGTACACATATAAACCCCTTATTGTGGATGATTTTCCTGAAAAAATTTATCCGGTGGATCCGAATCTGCAGCTGAAAGTAGGTGCGCAGATCATGTTCATCAAAAACGACCCTTCACACGAGAAACAGTTTTTCAACGGTAAAATGGGGGTTATCAAATCGCTTGCTGAAAATGAAATTCTCGTGCATTTCCCTGATGAGAATAAAACCATCGAAGTGGAACGCTATGAATGGGAGAACATTAGGTATAAAATTAATGAAAACACCAAGGAAGTTGAAGAGGAACTATTAGGAACTTTTACCCACTTCCCTATAAAACTGGCTTGGGCCATTACCGTTCATAAGAGTCAGGGATTGACTTTTGACAAGGCTGTATTGGATGTATCACAAGTTTTTGCCCCTGGGCAGGCCTATGTAGCTCTTTCGCGTTTACGTTCCTTAAAAGGGCTTATTTTGCTTTCTCCGCTACGGATGAATGGTATTTCCTCAGATGAGGATGTACTTCAGTATGCAGCTAACAAAGCTAACGAAGCAATTTTAGCTGAATCACTTACCTCTGAAACTTCGCAATATTTACGCAATACCTTGATTAACAGTTTCGATTTCAGACAATTGATACAGGAATGGCGTAATCACAGTTACAGTTACAAGCAGGAGGCTCCTAAATCGCCTAAATCCAAACACAAAAATTGGGCGCAATCGAATGTTGATAGTATGGAGCAGTTGGCAGACGCGTCGAGTAAATTTCAGAGTCAGTTGTATCAATTGTTTTCAGCTGACCCTGTTGATATTGCCTTTATCAGACAGCGTTGTGAAGCGGCTTATAATTATTTTTTTTCCCCTTTGGATACTGTGGTAGAAGCTGTTTTGCTGAAAATAGAAGAAATCAAACGTGTAAAAAAGGTAAAGGCATTCTATGATGAATTGTTGGTTTTAGAAGAACTTCAAATTAAAACCGTGCTGCAATTGAAGAAAGCACTGCAGTTGTTAAAAATCATTGTGGAAGGCAAAGAGATTTCAAAACAGAATTTAATTTCTCAAGACAGTAGTCAGTATAAAATCAATAAGTTAGTCATCGTCGCAGAACGATTCAGGGAGATGAGTGCCTCTTTGGTTGACGATGATGATACCTCATATTACAAACCGAAAGCCAAAAAAGAAAAACAGCCAAAGAAAGCGACCATCGAAGAAACCCTGGAATTATGGAAACAAAACCATTCGATCCATGAAATAGCCAAGTTGCGCAAACTCACAGCGGGTACTATTTTCAGTCATTTCACAAAGCTGATTCAGATGGAAGCGCTTCAACTTTCGGATATTTTACCGGATGATAAAATTGCTGCATTGCGCGAAGCGTTCTATGACTTTAAAGGGGAAAGCCTGGGCGAACTCAAAGATATTCACGGCGATAAATTCACCTGGGACGAACTGCGGTTGTATAAGGCGACTTTGAAATAG
- a CDS encoding DUF4175 family protein, with the protein MENKNLIFQKLEAFIKKFYTNELLKGTLLFIGLGVLYFIGTLLVEYFLWLSPKGRTFLFWLFVSVEIFLLLRFILFPVFKLFKLQKGIDYTEASKIIGNHFSEVSDKLTNFLQLNDQSNPSELLLASIEQKAASLKPIPFGNAINFKKNLKFVPYAVVPLLILLLFFVSGNSGMITQSFDRMVHFKKQYTPPAPFEFEILNPSLKAEQGQDFLLQVKTIGKIVPENAMINIGEESYYLESIKPGLFQYKFEKPSADVEFQLSANDIYSNSFELQVVAVPTIASFEMVVHFPSYLGRKAEIILGTGNAVVPEGSKVTWKVNALTTTEVVWKSNELSFPFTKNESYFSLSKSIVQNTDYQIFTSNKAVKNHEKLHYQITTVKDQYPTISIEQAPDSLKLKGNMILGQVSDDYGLTKLQVIFYPRDNPKQARRGNIPVKQSSFDQFVYSFPSGLTLQQGVDYDYYFEIFDNDALHNYKSTKSSVFSHRELTENEKQEESLQEQNSNINSLEKSIKNQDKQLSELEKLQKMGKEKTNLDFKDQKKVQDFINRQKQQDEMMKEFSKKLEDNLKEFNPEKKDEFKDELLKRLDKNEKEIEKNERLLKELEELTNKLQEEELFDKIDKLKQNTKDQTKSLEQLVEMTKRFYVEKKAEQIAEKLDQLSKKEDKLAESKDNDSKEQNEINKEFDKIQEELNELDKENKELKAPMDIPNDKQEQQSIEEDLKNASEELQKKNQSKAKPKQKSAAQKMQQMSQKMQQSMEMGDMEQMEEDVKMLRQILDNLLAFSFSQEDVMKDFKSSTSRTIGFNKLLKKQQDLKNQFRHVDDSLFAMSLRNPKISEMITKEVGNVQYNIEKSIDNLSDNNIPKGVSHQQYTITSANKLADFLSDAMNQMQMELNMPAQGQGSGKGKPKPGQGQGGMQLPDIIKKQEGLAQKMQKGMKKGQKPGEGQPDKNGNKGSKEGEGGQDGEGNAGEVLEIYKEQQRLREALQKALEKEGMGGMGQNAAKQMQDIEKQLLNKGFKNETMQKMLNLKHELLKLDKAIQQQGEENKRQSQTNQKVFNNQANQIPPALKEYLNSVEILNRQSLPLRPNFNQKVQTYFKNNDKL; encoded by the coding sequence TTGGAAAACAAAAATCTGATATTTCAAAAACTGGAAGCCTTCATTAAGAAGTTTTATACCAATGAGTTACTCAAAGGTACGTTGCTTTTTATTGGATTGGGAGTATTGTATTTTATAGGTACGCTCTTGGTGGAATATTTTCTTTGGTTGTCGCCAAAAGGAAGAACTTTCCTATTCTGGTTGTTTGTTTCGGTTGAAATTTTCCTTTTACTTCGTTTTATTCTGTTTCCGGTTTTTAAATTGTTCAAACTTCAGAAAGGAATCGATTATACCGAAGCTTCAAAAATTATTGGGAATCATTTTTCTGAAGTCAGTGATAAGCTTACCAATTTCCTTCAGCTTAATGATCAGTCGAATCCTTCCGAATTGTTATTGGCTTCGATCGAACAAAAGGCAGCTTCATTGAAACCTATCCCTTTCGGGAATGCCATCAATTTTAAAAAGAATCTAAAATTTGTACCTTATGCTGTAGTGCCGCTATTAATTCTGCTGTTGTTTTTCGTCAGTGGTAATTCCGGAATGATAACGCAGAGTTTTGACAGAATGGTGCATTTTAAAAAACAGTACACACCTCCTGCCCCATTTGAATTCGAAATTTTGAATCCTTCATTAAAGGCTGAGCAAGGTCAAGATTTTCTACTTCAGGTAAAAACCATAGGTAAAATTGTTCCTGAAAATGCGATGATCAACATTGGTGAGGAAAGTTATTATTTGGAATCGATTAAACCCGGATTGTTTCAGTACAAATTTGAGAAACCTTCTGCAGATGTAGAATTTCAGTTATCTGCCAATGATATCTATTCAAATTCGTTTGAATTACAGGTAGTTGCCGTTCCGACTATTGCCAGTTTTGAAATGGTGGTTCATTTCCCTTCGTATTTAGGAAGAAAAGCGGAAATTATTCTAGGAACTGGAAATGCTGTGGTACCTGAAGGTTCCAAAGTGACCTGGAAAGTTAACGCCTTAACAACGACTGAAGTGGTTTGGAAAAGCAATGAGCTATCATTTCCGTTTACAAAAAATGAATCGTATTTCAGTTTATCTAAAAGTATAGTACAAAATACTGATTATCAAATTTTTACTTCTAATAAAGCGGTTAAAAATCACGAAAAACTACATTATCAGATTACAACGGTTAAGGATCAGTACCCTACGATTTCAATCGAACAGGCTCCTGACAGTTTAAAACTGAAAGGAAATATGATTTTAGGTCAGGTTTCCGATGATTATGGCTTAACGAAACTTCAGGTTATTTTTTATCCGAGGGATAATCCTAAACAGGCCCGTCGCGGGAACATTCCGGTTAAGCAGAGTTCGTTTGACCAGTTTGTGTACAGTTTTCCTTCCGGATTAACATTACAGCAAGGTGTGGATTACGATTATTACTTTGAGATTTTTGATAATGACGCGTTGCATAATTATAAAAGCACTAAGTCTTCCGTTTTCAGTCATCGAGAATTAACGGAGAATGAAAAACAGGAAGAAAGTCTTCAGGAACAGAATTCCAATATCAACAGTTTAGAAAAATCGATTAAAAATCAGGACAAGCAATTATCCGAATTGGAAAAACTCCAAAAAATGGGTAAAGAAAAAACGAACCTTGATTTTAAGGATCAGAAGAAAGTTCAGGATTTCATCAACCGTCAGAAACAGCAGGATGAAATGATGAAGGAGTTTTCTAAAAAGCTGGAAGATAATTTAAAAGAATTCAACCCGGAAAAAAAAGATGAATTCAAAGACGAATTATTGAAGCGTCTGGATAAGAATGAAAAGGAGATAGAAAAAAATGAAAGGCTTCTTAAAGAATTAGAAGAGCTGACCAATAAATTACAAGAAGAGGAACTTTTTGATAAAATTGACAAACTAAAACAAAATACGAAAGACCAAACGAAAAGTCTGGAACAGTTGGTAGAAATGACCAAACGTTTTTATGTTGAGAAGAAAGCCGAACAGATTGCTGAAAAATTAGATCAGCTTTCTAAAAAAGAAGATAAACTGGCTGAGAGCAAAGACAATGATTCTAAAGAACAAAATGAAATCAATAAAGAGTTCGACAAGATACAGGAAGAGCTGAACGAACTTGATAAGGAAAACAAGGAATTAAAAGCCCCGATGGATATTCCTAATGATAAGCAGGAACAGCAAAGTATTGAAGAGGATTTAAAGAATGCTTCCGAAGAATTACAGAAAAAAAATCAGTCCAAAGCTAAACCTAAGCAAAAGTCTGCAGCTCAAAAGATGCAGCAGATGAGTCAGAAGATGCAGCAGTCTATGGAAATGGGTGACATGGAACAAATGGAAGAAGATGTCAAAATGTTACGACAGATTTTGGATAACCTCCTCGCCTTTTCTTTCTCTCAGGAAGATGTTATGAAAGATTTTAAATCGAGTACATCGCGAACAATTGGGTTTAACAAGCTTTTGAAGAAACAGCAGGATTTAAAAAATCAGTTTAGGCATGTTGATGATAGTTTGTTTGCGATGTCGCTCCGTAATCCGAAAATATCTGAAATGATTACCAAAGAGGTTGGTAATGTTCAATACAATATTGAAAAATCGATTGATAACCTATCTGATAACAACATTCCAAAAGGTGTTTCACATCAGCAGTATACCATTACTTCTGCAAATAAGCTTGCCGATTTTTTGAGTGATGCTATGAATCAGATGCAGATGGAGTTGAATATGCCGGCACAAGGTCAAGGTTCTGGTAAAGGAAAACCCAAACCTGGTCAGGGTCAAGGCGGCATGCAGTTACCGGATATCATTAAAAAACAGGAAGGCCTCGCTCAAAAAATGCAAAAGGGTATGAAGAAAGGTCAAAAACCCGGAGAAGGTCAACCCGATAAAAACGGAAACAAAGGGAGTAAGGAAGGTGAAGGCGGACAGGATGGCGAAGGAAATGCTGGGGAAGTACTTGAAATTTATAAAGAACAGCAACGTCTGCGCGAAGCTTTGCAAAAGGCTTTGGAAAAAGAAGGTATGGGAGGAATGGGCCAGAATGCTGCCAAACAGATGCAGGACATTGAAAAGCAATTATTGAACAAAGGCTTTAAAAACGAAACGATGCAAAAGATGTTGAATCTTAAACATGAACTTTTAAAGTTAGATAAAGCGATTCAGCAACAGGGTGAAGAAAACAAGCGTCAATCCCAAACAAACCAGAAAGTATTTAATAATCAGGCGAATCAAATACCGCCGGCTTTGAAAGAATATTTAAACAGTGTTGAAATTTTAAATAGACAAAGCTTACCTTTGCGCCCAAATTTTAATCAGAAGGTGCAAACCTATTTTAAAAATAATGATAAACTTTAA
- a CDS encoding ATP-binding protein, protein MLFQEILGQQHIKSHLTKSADSGRIPHAQLFVGPEGSGTLPMAIAYARNILCSNTSGENTNGNEACNLKFEHFSHPDLHFVFPVATNDQIKSHPVSANFMKQWREFVTENPYGSLFDWLKSLGIQNKQGQIGVDEAQEIMKSLSLKSYEGGYKVMIIWMADKMNTATSNKLLKLLEEPPQKTVFLLVTENQDDIMQTILSRCQVLDFKGLPEKVIAEALVSREKIEEKLALRIAHQSQGNYNRALHLLHKDDSEFPFEEWFVQWVRAAFRAKGNASAILDLTSWSEEIAGIGREAQKQFLHFCVEMFRQALLLNYQSPSLVYIEPAVDTFKLENFAPFVNGNNINEIFAELSDAIYHIERNGNAKIILTDLSIKLTRLIHKK, encoded by the coding sequence ATGTTATTTCAAGAAATTCTAGGCCAACAGCATATCAAGAGCCATTTGACAAAAAGTGCCGATTCAGGCCGTATTCCCCACGCCCAATTGTTTGTGGGACCGGAAGGATCGGGGACTTTACCGATGGCTATTGCCTATGCCCGCAATATTTTATGTTCAAATACTTCCGGAGAAAACACCAACGGAAACGAAGCCTGCAATCTGAAATTTGAACATTTTTCGCATCCCGATCTGCATTTTGTTTTTCCGGTCGCGACAAACGATCAAATTAAAAGCCATCCGGTAAGTGCTAATTTCATGAAACAGTGGCGGGAATTCGTAACCGAAAACCCGTACGGAAGTTTATTCGATTGGCTGAAATCACTGGGAATTCAGAATAAACAGGGGCAAATAGGGGTGGACGAGGCCCAGGAAATCATGAAATCGCTTTCACTAAAATCCTACGAGGGTGGTTACAAAGTGATGATTATCTGGATGGCTGACAAAATGAATACCGCCACTTCCAACAAGCTTTTAAAACTACTGGAGGAACCGCCTCAAAAAACAGTTTTCCTTTTGGTTACTGAAAATCAAGACGATATCATGCAGACCATTTTATCGCGCTGTCAGGTATTGGATTTTAAGGGACTACCCGAAAAAGTTATTGCCGAAGCCTTGGTTTCACGTGAAAAAATCGAAGAAAAACTCGCTTTGCGAATTGCCCACCAATCACAAGGAAATTATAACAGAGCACTTCATCTGCTGCACAAAGACGATAGCGAATTTCCGTTTGAAGAATGGTTCGTACAATGGGTGCGTGCCGCCTTCCGTGCCAAAGGAAATGCATCTGCCATTTTGGATCTGACCAGCTGGAGTGAGGAAATCGCTGGTATAGGCCGTGAAGCTCAAAAACAGTTCCTCCATTTTTGCGTGGAAATGTTCCGTCAGGCATTGTTGTTGAATTATCAATCTCCTTCGCTGGTGTATATTGAGCCTGCCGTGGATACATTCAAATTGGAAAATTTTGCACCTTTCGTGAACGGCAATAACATCAACGAGATTTTTGCCGAACTTTCGGATGCCATTTATCACATCGAACGCAACGGAAATGCTAAAATCATTTTAACCGATTTATCGATAAAACTTACCCGTTTAATCCATAAAAAATAA
- a CDS encoding class I SAM-dependent methyltransferase, producing the protein MNFSNANVFISVKDYSVSGENFNLLLDEELQLLKTDPQPSLELLPKYYESEDYISHTDSKRSLFEKAYHFIKRKAIRDKVNLITKLQPKKGSLLDIGAGTGDFLHEAIKQNWNCTGIEPSEKAKAIAISKGVSFAVDLASLENESFDVITMWHVLEHVPDLQKQIAELKRLLKPTGTIIIAVPNYKSYDAQYYGKFWAAYDVPRHLWHFSKTSIEKLFAKENMQLKEVLPMIFDSFYVALLSEKYKCGKMNFVKGFFIGLQSNLKAKRNFEYSSHIYVIENERKSK; encoded by the coding sequence ATGAATTTTTCAAACGCTAACGTTTTTATCAGTGTAAAGGATTATTCTGTTTCCGGCGAAAATTTTAATTTGCTTTTGGACGAAGAATTACAACTTTTAAAAACCGATCCACAACCGTCATTGGAATTACTTCCGAAGTATTACGAAAGTGAGGATTACATTTCGCATACCGACAGCAAGCGATCGTTGTTTGAAAAAGCGTATCATTTTATAAAAAGAAAAGCTATTCGCGATAAGGTTAATTTAATTACTAAGTTGCAGCCTAAAAAGGGATCGCTTTTGGATATTGGCGCCGGAACCGGGGATTTTCTTCATGAAGCCATAAAACAAAATTGGAATTGTACAGGCATTGAACCAAGTGAAAAAGCTAAAGCGATTGCCATCAGTAAAGGGGTTTCCTTTGCTGTGGATTTGGCCTCGCTTGAAAATGAATCGTTCGATGTGATTACTATGTGGCATGTTTTAGAACATGTGCCCGATTTACAAAAACAAATAGCGGAATTAAAACGACTTCTGAAACCTACTGGGACTATTATAATTGCTGTACCTAATTACAAATCGTATGATGCACAGTATTACGGAAAATTTTGGGCTGCCTATGATGTACCCCGCCACCTTTGGCATTTTTCAAAAACTTCAATTGAAAAATTATTTGCTAAAGAAAATATGCAATTAAAGGAAGTGCTTCCGATGATTTTCGACAGTTTTTATGTAGCCCTTTTATCGGAAAAATACAAATGCGGAAAAATGAATTTTGTGAAGGGATTTTTCATCGGTTTGCAGTCTAATTTGAAAGCAAAACGTAATTTTGAGTATTCTTCGCATATTTATGTGATCGAAAACGAAAGAAAATCAAAATAA
- the mnmG gene encoding tRNA uridine-5-carboxymethylaminomethyl(34) synthesis enzyme MnmG: MSLFQDVYDVIVVGAGHAGSEAAASAANMGSKTLLITMSLQNIAQMSCNPAMGGIAKGQIVREIDALGGYSGIISDKTAIQFKMLNKSKGPAMWSPRVQSDRMRFAEEWRMMLEQTPNLDFYQEMVSGILTENGKVTGVRTSLGIEIKAKTVVLTNGTFLNGLIHIGEKQFGGGRAGESAAYGITEDLVKLGFESGRMKTGTPPRVDGRSLDYSKMIVQPGDDNPDKFSFLESIKPLTVQKDCHMTYTSELVHDLLREGFDRSPMFNGRIKSLGPRYCPSIEDKINRFADKDRHQLFVEPEGWNTVEVYVNGFSTSLPEDVQFKALRSVAGFENVKFFRPGYAIEYDYFPPTQLQHTLETKLIEGLYFAGQINGTTGYEEAASQGLMAGINAALKAQERDPFILKRNEAYIGVLVDDLITKGTEEPYRMFTSRAEYRTLLRQDNADDRLTPMSYEIGLASEERIRRMEKKRDQSEAFVNFFKETSLKPEEANPVLESKGSSPMVQPDKMFKVFSRPQLDLEDFVKFKKVTDYIEEHNLDREVIEQAEILVKYSGYIEKEKSNADKLNRLEDLKIRDDFDYDLVKSISFEAREKLKKIRPITISQASRISGVSPADISILLIHMGR, encoded by the coding sequence ATGAGTTTATTTCAAGATGTATATGATGTAATCGTGGTGGGTGCAGGTCACGCCGGATCTGAAGCGGCAGCTTCGGCTGCTAACATGGGTTCGAAAACACTGTTGATTACGATGAGTTTGCAGAACATTGCTCAGATGTCGTGTAACCCTGCCATGGGTGGAATTGCAAAAGGACAAATCGTCCGTGAGATTGATGCCTTGGGTGGATATTCGGGAATTATATCGGATAAAACGGCCATCCAATTCAAAATGCTGAACAAATCCAAAGGACCTGCGATGTGGTCACCGCGTGTGCAATCTGACCGTATGCGTTTCGCTGAAGAATGGCGCATGATGTTAGAGCAGACTCCTAACCTGGATTTTTACCAGGAAATGGTGTCCGGAATTTTAACGGAGAACGGAAAAGTTACTGGTGTACGTACTTCGCTTGGAATTGAAATCAAAGCTAAAACGGTAGTGTTGACTAACGGGACTTTCCTGAACGGTTTAATCCATATAGGAGAAAAACAATTTGGAGGAGGACGTGCAGGAGAAAGCGCTGCGTACGGAATCACCGAAGATTTGGTTAAGTTAGGATTTGAATCCGGACGAATGAAAACGGGTACTCCCCCACGTGTTGATGGCCGCTCGTTGGATTATTCCAAAATGATCGTTCAACCTGGAGATGATAATCCGGATAAATTTTCATTTTTGGAATCAATTAAACCATTAACCGTTCAGAAGGATTGTCATATGACGTATACTTCCGAATTGGTTCATGATTTACTTCGCGAAGGTTTTGATCGTTCGCCCATGTTTAACGGACGTATTAAAAGTTTAGGTCCGCGTTACTGTCCGTCTATCGAAGATAAAATTAATCGTTTTGCCGACAAGGATCGTCATCAATTGTTTGTTGAACCGGAAGGATGGAACACGGTGGAAGTATATGTAAACGGATTTTCAACTTCGCTTCCGGAAGACGTTCAGTTTAAAGCGTTGCGTTCGGTTGCTGGTTTTGAAAACGTGAAATTCTTCCGTCCTGGTTATGCGATTGAATATGACTACTTCCCTCCTACGCAGTTGCAACATACTTTAGAGACTAAGTTAATCGAAGGTTTGTATTTCGCAGGACAGATTAACGGTACCACTGGATATGAAGAAGCTGCTTCTCAAGGACTGATGGCTGGAATCAATGCAGCCCTAAAAGCTCAGGAACGAGATCCGTTTATTTTAAAACGTAACGAGGCATATATCGGAGTTCTTGTAGATGACCTAATAACGAAAGGGACGGAAGAACCTTATCGTATGTTTACTTCGAGAGCGGAATACCGTACGTTATTACGACAGGATAATGCCGATGATCGTTTGACACCGATGTCTTATGAAATTGGTTTGGCCAGTGAAGAACGTATCCGAAGAATGGAGAAAAAACGTGACCAGTCGGAAGCCTTTGTAAATTTCTTTAAGGAAACAAGTTTAAAACCTGAAGAAGCAAATCCGGTTTTAGAAAGCAAAGGATCTTCACCGATGGTGCAACCTGATAAAATGTTCAAAGTTTTTTCAAGACCTCAATTGGATTTGGAAGACTTTGTAAAATTCAAAAAAGTAACGGATTACATCGAAGAACATAATCTGGATCGCGAAGTTATCGAACAGGCCGAAATTTTGGTAAAATATTCCGGATACATTGAGAAAGAAAAAAGTAATGCGGATAAATTGAATCGTTTGGAAGATTTAAAAATTCGTGATGATTTTGATTATGATTTAGTAAAATCGATTTCGTTCGAAGCGCGTGAGAAATTGAAAAAAATCCGGCCAATTACCATATCGCAGGCTTCCCGTATCAGCGGAGTATCACCTGCCGATATTTCCATATTATTAATTCATATGGGACGATAA
- the ybeY gene encoding rRNA maturation RNase YbeY, translated as MINFNYETDFQLYNEEKFENWISRVIASESKDEGEISYIFCDDEYLHKINVEYLNHDDLTDIISFDYSEGNLLQGDIFISVERVRDNALDFGVTFEEELKRVIIHGVLHYCGYKDKSEADEQLMRAKEDEKVLLFHVEQ; from the coding sequence ATGATAAACTTTAATTACGAAACCGACTTCCAGTTATACAATGAGGAAAAGTTCGAAAACTGGATTTCGCGTGTTATTGCCTCTGAAAGCAAAGATGAAGGAGAGATAAGTTACATCTTTTGTGATGACGAATACCTTCATAAAATCAATGTAGAGTACCTTAATCACGATGATTTGACCGATATCATCAGTTTTGATTATTCTGAGGGAAATTTATTACAAGGCGATATTTTTATTTCCGTGGAACGCGTTCGCGATAATGCGCTGGATTTCGGCGTTACTTTTGAAGAGGAACTTAAAAGAGTTATCATTCACGGCGTATTGCATTACTGCGGCTATAAAGATAAAAGTGAAGCCGACGAGCAGTTAATGCGTGCTAAAGAAGATGAAAAAGTTTTATTGTTCCACGTGGAACAATAA
- a CDS encoding OmpH family outer membrane protein translates to MKRLILLTIASLAMISCNKETPSTEKTKTAYVDISKLLKENKEAKDIEDKYKVKSEEMGRELRGEASQFQSEAASFRQNAQLKGPAWAQAKGAELQKREQELGMKQESMIRMLQEESGKENDSLVTRIKDYIKEYGKKNGYDYIYGTGDMSATVLYAKDGYDITAILSKELNDNYKGPQAAKKEEEKK, encoded by the coding sequence ATGAAAAGACTGATTTTACTAACGATTGCTTCTTTGGCAATGATCTCTTGTAACAAAGAAACTCCTTCAACTGAAAAAACGAAAACCGCTTATGTGGATATTTCAAAATTGTTGAAAGAAAATAAGGAAGCTAAAGACATAGAAGATAAATACAAAGTAAAATCGGAAGAAATGGGCCGCGAACTTCGCGGTGAAGCATCTCAATTTCAAAGTGAGGCTGCTTCATTCCGTCAAAATGCTCAGTTGAAAGGACCGGCATGGGCTCAGGCCAAAGGTGCTGAACTTCAAAAAAGAGAGCAGGAATTAGGCATGAAGCAAGAGTCGATGATCAGAATGCTGCAAGAGGAAAGCGGAAAAGAAAATGACAGCCTGGTAACCAGAATTAAAGATTATATTAAAGAATACGGAAAGAAAAACGGTTATGATTATATCTACGGAACGGGAGATATGTCAGCTACTGTTCTTTATGCAAAAGATGGTTATGATATTACAGCTATTCTTAGTAAAGAGTTGAATGACAATTACAAAGGTCCTCAAGCTGCTAAGAAAGAAGAAGAAAAAAAATAG